From a region of the Streptomyces tirandamycinicus genome:
- a CDS encoding MMPL family transporter, producing MSAIARWCIRHRLVAVLLWLSALCGVSVAAAFTGTAYSNDYDVPGTESGRAADLLRDGFQGGFDGGDTIVWHSARGSVRAAAVEQRMTAMLEKVERLDGVVSVTGPYGESPEPGSEKGADKGVGKSADEGADEGVEKGADKAVGKGTGKDSDKGFRKDADKGSGNGADKAVGKDAEAGSAKDSGSAKDSGADSEETGGAAQISEDGRTAYATVVFEGKAGDVPEAQARAVVETAKAAAGDGLQVELGGSATALTETPTSHLAEVVGVAVAAVVLFLAFGSVAASLLPLATALVSVGAAYAGIVLLGHAMDVADFAPVLGLLIGLGVGIDYALFIVTRHRKGLRRGLPVAEAAENAVATTGRAVVFAGLTVCIALLGMLVLGLSFLNGVAIAACLTVLLTVAASVTLLPALLSFIGMRALSRPERRRLARRGPRPELPTGLSARWSAFVERRPKTLGLVATVVMAVLALPAFSLHLGTSDQGNDPASSTTRKAYDLIAEGFGPGANGPLTLVAALDGADDRLAMQQLPAALRATEGVASVSPVTFNSRSDTAVVVVVPDSAPQSQRTSELVDRLRADVLPAAGSGTSLEVHVGGVTASYDDFAEVIVGKLPPFVGVVIALGCVLLLLAFRSVGIPLKAALMNVAAVASAFGVVVAVFQWGWGAELLGLGGAGPIEPFLPVIMVSVLFGLSMDYQVFLVSRMYEEWLETRDNRRAVRVGLAETSRVINSAAIIMISVFLAFVLGGDRVIAMFGIGLAAAVALDAFVLRTLLVPALMHMLGGANWWLPRWLDRRLPRISIETPESPPAAHARITGVRVGEDGPLVR from the coding sequence GTGTCCGCCATCGCCCGGTGGTGCATCAGGCACCGACTCGTCGCCGTCCTGCTCTGGCTGTCGGCCCTCTGCGGCGTCTCGGTGGCCGCGGCGTTCACGGGTACTGCGTACTCGAACGACTACGACGTGCCCGGCACCGAGTCGGGGCGGGCCGCCGACCTCCTCCGGGACGGCTTTCAGGGCGGCTTCGACGGCGGGGACACCATCGTCTGGCACAGCGCTCGGGGCAGCGTCCGGGCGGCCGCCGTCGAGCAGCGGATGACCGCGATGCTGGAGAAGGTCGAGCGGCTGGACGGCGTCGTCTCGGTCACCGGCCCGTACGGGGAGTCCCCGGAGCCCGGGTCCGAGAAGGGCGCTGACAAGGGCGTCGGCAAGAGCGCTGACGAGGGCGCTGACGAGGGCGTCGAGAAGGGCGCCGACAAGGCGGTTGGGAAGGGCACCGGGAAGGACTCCGACAAGGGCTTCAGGAAGGACGCCGACAAGGGCTCCGGGAATGGCGCCGACAAGGCGGTTGGGAAGGACGCCGAGGCGGGCTCCGCGAAGGACTCGGGCTCCGCGAAGGACTCCGGCGCGGATTCCGAGGAGACGGGCGGAGCCGCGCAGATCAGCGAGGACGGGCGTACGGCCTATGCGACCGTCGTCTTCGAGGGGAAGGCCGGGGACGTCCCCGAGGCCCAGGCGCGTGCCGTCGTCGAAACGGCCAAGGCGGCCGCCGGCGACGGTCTCCAGGTCGAACTCGGCGGCAGCGCCACCGCGCTCACCGAGACGCCCACCTCGCATCTCGCGGAGGTCGTCGGAGTCGCGGTGGCCGCCGTGGTCCTCTTCCTCGCCTTCGGGTCGGTGGCGGCCAGCCTGCTGCCCCTCGCCACCGCGCTCGTCAGCGTCGGCGCCGCGTACGCGGGCATCGTGCTCCTCGGCCATGCCATGGACGTGGCGGACTTCGCGCCCGTGCTCGGGCTGTTGATCGGGCTCGGCGTCGGGATCGACTACGCGCTGTTCATCGTCACCCGGCACCGCAAGGGCCTGCGGCGCGGGCTCCCGGTGGCCGAGGCCGCCGAGAACGCCGTGGCGACGACGGGCCGCGCGGTCGTCTTCGCCGGTCTCACCGTCTGCATCGCGCTGCTGGGCATGCTGGTCCTGGGGCTCTCCTTCCTCAACGGAGTGGCGATCGCCGCCTGCCTGACCGTCCTGCTGACCGTCGCCGCCTCGGTGACCCTGCTGCCCGCGTTGCTGTCCTTCATCGGGATGCGCGCGCTGAGCCGCCCCGAACGCAGGCGGCTCGCCCGGCGCGGCCCCCGGCCGGAGCTCCCGACCGGGTTGTCCGCACGCTGGTCCGCCTTCGTCGAGCGCCGCCCCAAGACGCTGGGGCTGGTCGCCACCGTCGTGATGGCCGTTCTCGCGCTGCCCGCGTTCTCCCTCCACCTCGGTACCTCCGACCAGGGCAACGACCCCGCTTCCAGCACCACCCGCAAGGCGTACGACCTGATCGCCGAGGGCTTCGGGCCGGGCGCCAACGGACCGCTCACGCTCGTCGCCGCCCTCGACGGTGCGGACGACCGGCTGGCGATGCAGCAGCTGCCCGCCGCCCTGCGGGCCACCGAGGGCGTCGCCTCCGTCAGTCCCGTGACGTTCAACAGCCGGTCCGACACGGCCGTGGTCGTCGTGGTCCCCGACTCGGCGCCCCAGTCGCAGCGGACCAGCGAACTCGTCGACCGGCTGCGCGCCGATGTGCTGCCCGCCGCCGGGAGCGGGACCTCTCTCGAGGTCCACGTCGGCGGGGTGACCGCGAGCTACGACGACTTCGCCGAGGTGATCGTCGGGAAACTGCCGCCGTTCGTCGGGGTCGTCATCGCGCTGGGCTGTGTGCTGCTGCTGCTCGCGTTCCGCTCGGTCGGCATACCGCTCAAGGCCGCGCTGATGAACGTGGCCGCGGTCGCCTCCGCGTTCGGCGTCGTCGTCGCGGTCTTCCAGTGGGGCTGGGGCGCCGAGCTGCTGGGACTCGGGGGCGCGGGGCCGATCGAGCCCTTCCTCCCGGTGATCATGGTGTCGGTGCTCTTCGGGCTCTCGATGGACTACCAGGTGTTCCTGGTGAGCCGGATGTACGAGGAGTGGCTGGAGACGCGGGACAACCGGCGTGCCGTACGGGTGGGCCTCGCCGAGACCAGCCGGGTGATCAACTCGGCGGCGATCATCATGATCTCCGTCTTCCTCGCGTTCGTCCTCGGCGGCGACCGGGTCATCGCGATGTTCGGCATCGGGCTCGCCGCCGCGGTCGCCCTGGACGCCTTCGTCCTGCGCACCCTGCTGGTGCCGGCGCTCATGCACATGCTGGGCGGTGCCAACTGGTGGCTGCCGCGCTGGCTGGACCGCAGGCTCCCGCGCATCAGCATCGAAACCCCCGAGAGCCCTCCGGCCGCGCATGCGAGGATCACCGGAGTGCGGGTGGGCGAGGACGGCCCGCTCGTGCGGTAG
- a CDS encoding GNAT family N-acetyltransferase, protein MFAIPLGDGAELRPVEPWQAQEFLEHIERAREYARPWVPLMVRVTDVESARALLQDFADRQAADTGRLWAVRLDGTLVGGVLFRVFDTANETCEVGVWLEPAAAGRGLVGRAVEVLVDWAVEERGMHRVEWLASSANHRSIAVAKRLGMSRDGVLRESFPWQGVRHDMEVWSVLAPEWRARREAGRR, encoded by the coding sequence ATGTTCGCGATACCCCTGGGCGACGGCGCCGAGCTGCGGCCCGTCGAACCCTGGCAGGCGCAGGAGTTCCTGGAGCACATCGAACGCGCCCGGGAGTACGCCCGCCCCTGGGTGCCGCTGATGGTGAGGGTGACGGACGTCGAGTCGGCCCGGGCCCTGCTCCAGGACTTCGCCGACAGGCAGGCCGCGGACACCGGCCGGCTCTGGGCCGTCCGGCTCGACGGCACGCTCGTCGGCGGGGTGCTCTTCCGGGTCTTCGACACCGCGAACGAGACCTGCGAGGTCGGCGTCTGGCTGGAGCCGGCCGCCGCCGGACGGGGACTGGTCGGCAGGGCCGTCGAGGTGCTCGTCGACTGGGCCGTCGAGGAGCGCGGGATGCACCGCGTCGAATGGCTCGCCTCCTCCGCCAACCACCGGTCCATCGCCGTGGCGAAGCGGCTCGGGATGAGCCGGGACGGAGTGCTGCGCGAGAGCTTCCCATGGCAGGGGGTCCGCCACGACATGGAGGTCTGGTCCGTCCTGGCGCCCGAGTGGCGGGCGCGCCGCGAGGCCGGGCGCCGCTGA
- a CDS encoding PQQ-dependent sugar dehydrogenase yields MLSTGCSSDGGAGASAGRDGTPSRPAPPSATAGGPSVTAPPAKGSVKVAVTLTRDLKSPWGLAALPGGDLLVSSRDEGTITRVDAETGKQTVIGSVPGVAPAGEGGLMGLAVSPDFASDHLVYAYFTTASDNRIARMLYDERKPAGQQLGAPDTILRGIPKGRIHNGGRIAFGPDGMLYAGTGEAGEPGLAQDRESLGGKILRMAPDGRPVHGNPSADSVVYSYGHRNVQGLAWDAQKRLWASEFGQNTWDELNLVEPGRNYGWPDAEGRAGKAGLVDPVAQWRTEEASPSGIAYAAGSIWMAGLRGERLWRIPLAGTEPSAAPQAFLEGEYGRLRTVLPVAGSAGGRDVWLVTSETDNRGTPGAGDDRILRLTVE; encoded by the coding sequence ATGCTCTCCACCGGATGCTCGTCCGACGGCGGGGCAGGGGCTTCGGCCGGCCGGGACGGCACTCCCTCCCGCCCGGCGCCACCGTCGGCCACGGCCGGCGGCCCCTCCGTGACGGCACCCCCGGCCAAGGGGTCGGTGAAGGTGGCGGTCACACTCACCCGGGATCTGAAGTCGCCCTGGGGCCTCGCGGCCCTTCCCGGCGGCGACCTGCTGGTGTCGTCACGCGACGAGGGCACGATCACCCGCGTCGACGCCGAGACCGGGAAGCAGACGGTGATCGGCTCGGTGCCGGGCGTGGCCCCGGCCGGCGAGGGCGGGCTGATGGGCCTCGCCGTCTCCCCCGACTTCGCCTCGGACCACCTGGTGTACGCGTACTTCACCACCGCGTCCGACAACCGCATCGCCCGCATGCTGTACGACGAGCGCAAGCCGGCGGGGCAGCAGCTCGGCGCGCCCGACACGATCCTGCGGGGCATCCCCAAGGGCCGTATCCACAACGGCGGGCGGATCGCCTTCGGCCCCGACGGGATGCTGTACGCGGGCACCGGCGAGGCCGGTGAGCCGGGGCTGGCCCAGGACAGGGAGTCCCTCGGCGGCAAGATCCTCCGAATGGCCCCCGACGGCCGCCCCGTCCACGGCAACCCGTCGGCCGACTCCGTGGTCTATTCGTACGGCCACCGCAATGTGCAGGGCCTCGCCTGGGACGCGCAGAAGCGGCTGTGGGCCTCCGAGTTCGGGCAGAACACCTGGGACGAGCTGAACCTCGTCGAGCCGGGGAGGAACTACGGCTGGCCCGACGCCGAGGGCAGGGCCGGGAAGGCCGGACTGGTGGACCCGGTGGCGCAGTGGCGCACGGAGGAGGCGTCACCGAGCGGGATCGCCTACGCCGCGGGGTCCATCTGGATGGCGGGGCTCAGGGGCGAGCGCCTCTGGCGGATCCCGCTCGCCGGCACCGAACCGTCCGCGGCCCCGCAGGCGTTCCTCGAGGGGGAGTACGGCCGGCTGCGCACGGTCCTGCCGGTCGCCGGGAGCGCGGGCGGACGCGACGTCTGGCTGGTCACCAGCGAGACGGACAACAGGGGCACGCCGGGGGCCGGGGACGACAGGATCCTGCGGCTGACGGTCGAGTGA
- a CDS encoding aldo/keto reductase — protein MDRRTIGAAALGVGAIGLGCMPMSWGYTGSQQRGDRSLRAVHAALDAGVTLLDTADMYGPFTNELLLGRVLKDRRADVFVSTKVGLLVGDQHIVANGRPGYVRRACDASLRRLGTDVIDLYQLHRADPEVPVEETWGAMAELVSAGKVRALGLCAVGARASRRPGAGRHDETIRQLERMQQVFPVSAVQAELSVWSPEALDSLLPWCEARGVGLMAAMPLGSGFLTGTLTPGEGFEPDDLRARHPRFTAEMMAANQPLVAGLRRIAERHGPGTTPAQVALAWVLGQGRHVVPVPGAKRERWAVENAAAARLELTPRDAAEIAALPPARGSWDQ, from the coding sequence GTGGACCGCAGGACAATCGGTGCGGCGGCGCTCGGGGTGGGCGCGATCGGCCTCGGATGCATGCCGATGAGCTGGGGGTACACCGGCTCGCAGCAGCGCGGCGACCGGTCGCTCCGGGCGGTGCACGCGGCGCTGGACGCCGGTGTGACGCTGCTCGACACGGCCGACATGTACGGCCCCTTCACCAACGAGCTGCTGCTGGGCAGGGTGCTGAAGGACCGTCGGGCCGACGTCTTCGTCTCGACGAAGGTCGGACTCCTCGTCGGCGACCAGCACATCGTCGCCAACGGCCGGCCCGGGTACGTGCGGCGGGCCTGTGACGCGTCGCTGCGCCGGCTCGGGACCGACGTCATCGACCTGTACCAGCTCCACCGGGCGGACCCGGAGGTCCCCGTGGAGGAGACCTGGGGGGCCATGGCGGAGCTCGTGTCGGCCGGGAAGGTCCGGGCACTGGGACTGTGCGCGGTGGGGGCCCGCGCGTCGCGCAGACCCGGCGCGGGGCGCCACGACGAAACGATCCGGCAGCTGGAGCGGATGCAGCAGGTCTTCCCGGTGAGCGCGGTCCAGGCGGAGCTGTCGGTGTGGTCGCCCGAGGCGCTGGACTCACTGCTGCCCTGGTGCGAGGCGCGGGGTGTGGGCCTCATGGCCGCGATGCCGCTGGGCAGCGGCTTCCTCACCGGCACGCTGACGCCCGGAGAGGGCTTCGAGCCCGACGACCTGCGGGCCCGGCACCCGCGGTTCACCGCGGAGATGATGGCGGCGAACCAGCCGCTGGTGGCGGGGCTGCGCAGGATCGCCGAACGGCACGGCCCCGGCACGACCCCCGCCCAGGTGGCGCTGGCCTGGGTCCTGGGGCAGGGTCGCCATGTCGTACCGGTGCCGGGCGCCAAGCGGGAGCGGTGGGCGGTGGAGAACGCGGCCGCGGCGCGGCTGGAGCTGACGCCGCGGGACGCCGCCGAGATCGCGGCACTGCCGCCCGCCAGGGGATCCTGGGACCAGTAG
- a CDS encoding 2-hydroxyacid dehydrogenase, with the protein MTADVWLPIPADEIEGLPAPAEAGLNYRFWDGGQHFPADPADCAFYAVPYMKGTEVAVRPLAAMTRLRVVQTLSAGIDHVEPGLGSLPSGVRLCNARGVHEASTAELTLALVLASLRGIPRFVEGMRREEWHAGFYPALADKSVLIVGYGSIGAAIEDRLVPFECARVARVARSARTTERGQVHALTDLPALLPEADVVILCTPLTPATRHLAGAGFLSRMKDGALLVNVARGPVVDTEALLKEVESGRITAALDVTDPEPLPAGHPLWHAPGVLISPHVGGSTSAFMPRAKRLLAGQLTRYAAGEPLRNVVLTTA; encoded by the coding sequence ATGACTGCTGACGTGTGGCTCCCGATTCCGGCCGACGAGATCGAAGGGCTCCCCGCTCCGGCGGAGGCGGGGCTGAACTACCGCTTCTGGGACGGCGGACAGCACTTCCCCGCGGACCCCGCGGACTGCGCCTTCTACGCCGTCCCGTACATGAAGGGCACGGAGGTCGCCGTGCGTCCGCTCGCCGCCATGACGCGTCTGCGGGTCGTGCAGACCCTCTCGGCGGGCATCGACCACGTCGAGCCGGGCCTCGGCTCCCTGCCGTCCGGAGTGCGGTTGTGCAACGCCAGGGGAGTCCACGAGGCGAGCACGGCGGAGCTCACCCTCGCCCTGGTCCTCGCCTCCCTGCGCGGCATCCCCCGCTTCGTGGAGGGCATGCGCCGGGAGGAGTGGCACGCGGGCTTCTACCCGGCCCTCGCCGACAAGTCCGTGCTCATCGTCGGCTACGGCTCGATCGGCGCGGCCATCGAGGACCGGCTCGTGCCGTTTGAATGCGCGCGGGTGGCGCGCGTCGCGCGCTCCGCCCGTACTACCGAGCGCGGCCAAGTGCACGCACTCACCGATCTGCCCGCTCTGCTCCCGGAAGCCGACGTGGTGATCCTCTGCACGCCGCTCACGCCGGCGACGCGTCATCTCGCGGGCGCCGGATTCCTCTCCCGGATGAAGGACGGCGCCCTGCTGGTGAACGTGGCGCGCGGACCGGTCGTCGACACCGAAGCGCTGCTCAAGGAGGTCGAGTCCGGCCGGATCACCGCGGCGCTCGACGTCACCGACCCCGAGCCGCTGCCCGCCGGGCACCCGCTCTGGCACGCCCCCGGCGTCCTCATCAGCCCTCATGTCGGCGGCTCCACCTCGGCGTTCATGCCGCGCGCCAAGCGGCTGCTGGCCGGGCAGCTGACCCGGTACGCGGCGGGCGAGCCGCTGCGAAACGTGGTCCTCACGACCGCGTAG
- a CDS encoding putative bifunctional diguanylate cyclase/phosphodiesterase yields MIAPAALLARRQVREDGGTGLLPQVLLVLASGGYAIGAAFGWGSGQLALIMGDFGLSCAAGLAAVSCFLYARARGSRFRPAWMLFSVSSAMAACGNAVWGWYEVVLGRPVPSPSPADLFFLCFAPPAIVGLLVLAKRPVTRAGWVCLGLDAWLIGGSLLTLSWSLALAHTAHFEGESVSEAALSLAYPLLDIVLVSMVLALHFRRSHANRSGINTAIAALALTVLCDALFTSPLLRESYRSGQLLDAGWFAASLLLAYAPWGVRRPEPPPAPVRGPRPAVRPITGSLAALTPYLAAAVCTLGILYNVIEGRRVDRVVVFTGCTVVLALVVRQGIMLLDNIALTHELAQKENHFRSLVQGSSDVIMIAAPTGVLRYVSPAAAGVYGRDADELIGSELSSLIHPEDLGRVVHEVRRFLAAPPADEPTTRIECRFRSGTGQWLNVESTVKRHQGGLIFNSRDVTERVRLQAQLQHNAEHDPLTDLPNRALFTERVRQALSGRRAGDAGTAVLFIDLDGFKGVNDRHGHQAGDELLIQAARRLQESVRAGDTAARLGGDEFAALILGDGSRDQGARERQVQEIADRLRLMLSQPYRVEGHELRVAASIGVAFAEPGISAGDLLRNADLAMYRAKAGGKDRVELYAPQMQTGAPAVADRSARARPALRDGEFTLLHQPVVGLADGRIAAVAAQARWRSSQGILFTPDELRRVAEDGDPTAGFGHRLLEEAVEQAAERVRLGHRIPVSVRIPARRLLDRSTPLGSIESLLTLHGLPSGSLVIELADSDPRISFDELEHRLVALRRLGVRIALDGFGSGYAAIIALRRLPIDVLKLDRGLVEGVVESARLHKITAGLLRIARDLGMQSVADGVDGPEQVLALRAMGCTHGQGMAFSGPLDEHRLRRVLARGEFPVPGGSNLPVLSGRTLPARRSPVTPEIVGRPPMRSNNETPVPPT; encoded by the coding sequence GTGATCGCCCCCGCGGCGCTCCTCGCCCGCCGCCAGGTGCGGGAAGACGGCGGGACGGGACTGCTGCCCCAGGTCCTGCTGGTGCTCGCGAGCGGTGGCTACGCCATCGGCGCGGCGTTCGGCTGGGGATCCGGGCAACTCGCGCTGATCATGGGCGACTTCGGGCTGAGCTGCGCCGCCGGACTCGCCGCGGTCTCCTGCTTCCTCTACGCGCGTGCGCGGGGCAGCCGCTTCCGGCCGGCCTGGATGCTGTTCTCCGTCTCCTCCGCCATGGCCGCCTGCGGGAACGCGGTCTGGGGCTGGTACGAGGTGGTCCTCGGCCGGCCGGTGCCCAGTCCGTCCCCGGCCGACCTGTTCTTCCTCTGCTTCGCCCCGCCCGCCATCGTCGGGCTGCTCGTCCTCGCCAAACGGCCCGTCACCCGGGCCGGCTGGGTGTGCCTGGGGCTGGACGCCTGGCTCATCGGCGGTTCGCTGCTCACCCTCTCCTGGAGCCTCGCCCTCGCGCACACCGCGCACTTCGAGGGCGAGAGCGTGTCCGAGGCGGCGCTGTCCCTCGCGTACCCGCTGCTCGACATCGTTCTCGTCAGCATGGTGCTGGCCCTGCACTTCCGGCGGTCGCACGCCAACAGGTCCGGTATCAACACCGCGATCGCCGCACTCGCCCTGACCGTGCTGTGCGACGCGCTGTTCACCTCCCCCCTGCTGCGGGAGAGCTACCGCTCGGGCCAGTTGCTGGACGCGGGCTGGTTCGCCGCCTCGCTGCTGCTCGCCTACGCGCCCTGGGGGGTGCGCCGGCCGGAGCCGCCCCCGGCGCCGGTCCGCGGCCCGCGTCCGGCGGTCCGGCCCATCACCGGATCGCTCGCCGCCCTGACCCCCTATCTGGCCGCCGCCGTCTGCACGCTCGGCATCCTGTACAACGTCATCGAGGGCCGCCGGGTGGACCGGGTGGTGGTCTTCACCGGGTGCACGGTCGTCCTCGCCCTGGTCGTGCGGCAGGGCATCATGCTGCTCGACAACATCGCCCTGACGCATGAACTCGCCCAGAAGGAGAACCACTTCCGCTCGCTGGTGCAGGGCTCCAGCGACGTGATCATGATTGCCGCCCCGACCGGCGTGCTCCGCTACGTCAGCCCGGCCGCCGCCGGTGTCTACGGCCGTGACGCGGACGAGCTCATCGGCTCCGAGCTGTCGTCGCTCATCCATCCGGAGGACCTCGGACGCGTCGTCCACGAGGTGCGCAGATTCCTCGCGGCGCCGCCCGCCGACGAGCCCACGACCCGGATCGAGTGCCGCTTCAGGTCGGGTACCGGCCAGTGGCTGAACGTCGAGTCCACGGTCAAGCGCCACCAGGGCGGCCTGATCTTCAACAGCAGGGACGTCACCGAACGGGTGCGCCTCCAGGCCCAGCTTCAGCACAACGCCGAGCACGATCCGCTCACCGACCTGCCCAACCGGGCCCTGTTCACCGAACGGGTGCGGCAGGCCCTTTCCGGCCGGCGGGCCGGGGACGCCGGCACGGCCGTGCTCTTCATCGATCTGGACGGCTTCAAGGGAGTGAACGACCGCCACGGCCACCAGGCGGGCGACGAACTGCTGATCCAGGCCGCCCGCCGCCTCCAGGAGTCCGTGCGGGCCGGGGACACCGCGGCCCGGCTCGGGGGTGACGAGTTCGCCGCGCTCATCCTCGGCGACGGCTCACGCGACCAGGGGGCCCGGGAGCGCCAGGTGCAGGAGATCGCCGACCGGCTCCGGCTGATGCTCTCCCAGCCGTACCGGGTGGAGGGCCATGAGCTGCGGGTCGCCGCGTCCATCGGCGTCGCCTTCGCCGAGCCCGGCATCAGCGCCGGCGATCTGCTGCGCAACGCCGACCTGGCCATGTACCGGGCCAAGGCCGGAGGCAAGGACCGGGTCGAGCTCTACGCGCCCCAGATGCAGACCGGGGCCCCCGCGGTCGCGGACCGGTCCGCCCGGGCCCGGCCCGCGCTCCGGGACGGCGAGTTCACCCTGCTCCACCAGCCCGTGGTCGGCCTCGCCGACGGCCGGATCGCGGCCGTGGCGGCGCAGGCGCGCTGGAGATCGTCCCAGGGCATCCTGTTCACCCCCGACGAACTGCGCCGGGTCGCCGAGGACGGCGACCCGACCGCCGGCTTCGGGCACCGGCTGCTGGAGGAGGCCGTCGAGCAGGCGGCGGAGCGGGTCCGGCTCGGTCACCGCATCCCCGTGTCGGTACGGATCCCCGCCCGCAGACTGCTGGACCGGTCCACGCCGCTCGGCTCCATCGAGAGCCTGCTCACCCTCCATGGGCTGCCCTCGGGCTCCCTGGTGATCGAACTGGCCGACAGCGACCCGCGGATCTCCTTCGACGAACTGGAGCACCGCCTGGTGGCGCTGCGCAGACTCGGCGTGCGGATCGCCCTGGACGGTTTCGGCAGCGGATACGCGGCGATCATCGCCCTGCGCAGACTGCCGATCGACGTGCTCAAGCTCGACCGCGGGCTGGTCGAGGGAGTGGTGGAGTCGGCCAGACTGCACAAGATCACCGCGGGGCTGCTGCGGATCGCCCGGGACCTCGGGATGCAGTCCGTGGCGGACGGCGTGGACGGGCCGGAGCAGGTGCTGGCCCTGCGCGCCATGGGATGCACCCACGGTCAGGGGATGGCGTTCTCCGGGCCTCTCGACGAGCACCGGCTCCGCCGTGTGCTGGCGCGCGGCGAGTTCCCGGTGCCCGGCGGGTCCAATCTGCCGGTCCTGTCCGGCCGGACACTGCCCGCCCGGCGCTCCCCGGTCACCCCCGAGATCGTCGGCCGACCCCCGATGCGCTCAAATAATGAGACGCCTGTCCCACCCACTTGA